A section of the Candidatus Cloacimonadota bacterium genome encodes:
- a CDS encoding helix-turn-helix transcriptional regulator, giving the protein MSHLKSASALGVNSASISNYEGGKRLPDSAYLSKICEHFQVNLNWLLTNEGPMFQEL; this is encoded by the coding sequence GTGTCTCATTTAAAGTCTGCAAGTGCTTTGGGTGTGAATTCTGCTTCAATCTCAAACTACGAGGGTGGAAAGAGGTTGCCTGATTCAGCTTACCTTTCCAAAATCTGCGAGCATTTCCAAGTCAATCTTAACTGGCTTCTAACTAACGAGGGCCCGATGTTCCAAGAGCTT
- a CDS encoding phosphatase PAP2 family protein gives MKFRLPPDPVNNTDGMAVHWSRHIVLILDFLLPALILAAGTWLIRSRGLDLRLQDAFYTGNGNWIGNHIKWFDFIYKYGTVPAVIVSITGMVVFVVGFFSRNLARWRRSGLFLALVMLLGPSLLVNAVFKQYWGRPRPNQLALYGGEFAYEAPLTIDHASTGEAFPSGHASMGFYFFALYFIFRGRKPRLAAWAFIITLLYGFGMGLVRMTQGGHFFSDVLWAGGIVWFSCALLYYLLKIDRLVFLKPLAPPEENIEKQKDSA, from the coding sequence TTGAAGTTCAGACTGCCCCCAGACCCGGTTAACAATACAGACGGTATGGCGGTTCACTGGAGCCGCCATATCGTTTTGATACTGGATTTCCTGTTGCCCGCGCTGATCCTGGCAGCAGGTACCTGGCTGATCCGCTCCCGCGGCCTTGATCTGCGCCTCCAGGACGCTTTCTACACCGGTAATGGCAACTGGATCGGCAACCACATCAAATGGTTCGACTTCATCTACAAATACGGCACCGTGCCCGCCGTCATCGTTTCCATCACTGGCATGGTGGTCTTTGTGGTGGGTTTTTTCTCCCGAAACCTGGCCCGATGGCGCCGCTCCGGCCTGTTTCTGGCCCTGGTGATGCTGCTCGGTCCCAGCCTTTTGGTGAACGCTGTCTTCAAACAATACTGGGGACGCCCCCGTCCCAACCAACTGGCCCTCTACGGCGGCGAGTTTGCCTACGAAGCCCCTCTAACCATTGATCACGCCAGTACCGGCGAAGCTTTTCCCAGCGGCCATGCCTCCATGGGTTTTTACTTTTTTGCCCTCTACTTCATCTTCCGCGGTCGCAAACCCCGTCTCGCTGCCTGGGCCTTCATCATCACACTGCTCTACGGTTTTGGCATGGGCCTTGTGCGCATGACCCAGGGCGGCCACTTTTTCTCAGACGTGCTCTGGGCCGGAGGCATTGTCTGGTTCAGTTGCGCGCTGCTTTACTATCTTCTGAAAATCGACCGTCTCGTCTTTCTCAAGCCGTTAGCCCCGCCAGAGGAAAACATAGAAAAACAAAAGGATTCTGCATAG